A window from Luteibacter flocculans encodes these proteins:
- a CDS encoding CPBP family intramembrane glutamic endopeptidase, producing the protein MTSRGSRWTFLAATLVGLAMLLALPRWAALVVRDGIATRSAAERAAYASGGSPWSWRFREPDDIVAGRVFGQGVLESRDDGLVVRAVDGSPFQIGLPLTRPTDLGRLDTLVLGARASAVGAYGVSVRETLEGPLIKAPLGVLTPDRLAAPERLSELAWTDALGHAAVSPMRAAMLRIDVTLPAGATLVLDHAELRPPSGAIEPPTDALPAGLSAEGLLAWRDNLRAADPLVTFGNASPSPTQPPWRAWLPSAAYLLLLVVVALATLRNRRPDAAKPVPTTGLFGLGPRLRDVLHASLVVAGPVWFIASLDFGARVAPERVALFAGGVGYAIFLALSRRLPPWGWLARGNASAWPFAAVAVALGLALFAGHKPGWPSFGHLAAYVAWATFQQWLLLAVVGGLLARALSRPWAVLLTAFAFALLHTPNGLLMQLCFVAELGWAWWYLHHRSLLPVAVAHAASAVVLQAGLAGGLLRSLEVSARFLT; encoded by the coding sequence GTGACGTCGCGGGGTTCCCGCTGGACGTTCCTGGCGGCGACCCTCGTGGGTCTTGCGATGCTGCTCGCCCTGCCCCGATGGGCGGCCCTGGTCGTTAGGGACGGCATCGCGACCCGCAGCGCGGCGGAGCGCGCCGCGTATGCGTCTGGCGGATCGCCTTGGTCGTGGCGGTTTCGCGAACCCGACGACATCGTCGCTGGCCGGGTTTTCGGTCAAGGTGTTCTTGAATCCCGTGACGACGGCCTGGTGGTCAGGGCCGTGGACGGCTCGCCGTTCCAGATCGGCCTGCCTTTGACCCGCCCCACGGATCTCGGTCGCCTCGACACGCTCGTGCTGGGGGCCCGTGCGAGCGCCGTGGGCGCCTATGGCGTGAGTGTCAGGGAAACCCTGGAGGGCCCGTTGATCAAGGCGCCCCTCGGCGTGCTGACGCCTGACCGCCTCGCCGCGCCAGAGCGACTGAGCGAGCTGGCCTGGACCGATGCCCTCGGCCACGCCGCCGTCTCCCCCATGCGGGCGGCCATGCTGCGGATTGACGTCACCCTTCCCGCTGGCGCCACGCTGGTGCTCGACCACGCCGAACTTCGCCCACCGTCCGGGGCCATCGAACCGCCCACGGACGCCTTGCCGGCTGGGCTGTCCGCCGAAGGTCTGCTCGCCTGGCGCGACAACCTCCGCGCCGCGGACCCGCTCGTGACCTTCGGGAATGCGTCCCCCTCGCCGACGCAACCGCCGTGGCGAGCCTGGCTGCCCTCGGCGGCCTATCTGCTGCTGCTCGTCGTGGTCGCTCTCGCCACGCTACGAAACCGACGCCCCGATGCGGCGAAGCCCGTTCCGACCACGGGTCTTTTCGGTCTTGGCCCCCGACTGAGGGACGTGCTGCACGCCAGCCTCGTCGTGGCTGGGCCTGTGTGGTTCATCGCCAGCCTCGACTTCGGCGCGCGGGTCGCACCGGAACGGGTTGCCTTGTTCGCGGGTGGCGTGGGTTACGCGATCTTTCTTGCGCTTTCCCGGCGACTGCCGCCGTGGGGCTGGCTCGCTCGCGGAAATGCAAGCGCCTGGCCGTTCGCCGCCGTGGCCGTTGCGCTGGGGCTGGCCTTGTTTGCCGGGCACAAGCCAGGCTGGCCGTCGTTCGGACACCTGGCCGCGTACGTCGCCTGGGCCACGTTCCAGCAATGGCTGCTGCTGGCGGTGGTGGGCGGCCTGCTGGCGCGGGCGCTATCACGGCCCTGGGCCGTGCTCCTGACGGCCTTTGCCTTCGCGCTCCTGCACACGCCCAATGGACTGCTCATGCAACTTTGCTTCGTCGCGGAACTCGGCTGGGCCTGGTGGTATCTCCACCATCGGTCGCTGCTGCCCGTCGCCGTCGCGCACGCCGCAAGCGCGGTCGTGCTGCAAGCTGGCCTGGCCGGAGGACTACTGCGATCGCTCGAAGTCAGCGCCCGGTTCCTGACGTGA
- a CDS encoding c-type cytochrome has product MTRGFSLIAIGALFALTATPSFAAGDPARGKTKVATCVACHGQDGNAVDPQYPRLAGQYSDYLAQALHEYKDGRRDNAIMKGFAATLSDQDIDDISAYFGSLPTKLQGLEHHIQGD; this is encoded by the coding sequence ATGACCCGTGGGTTTTCCCTGATTGCCATCGGCGCGCTCTTCGCGCTGACCGCCACCCCGTCCTTCGCTGCCGGCGATCCCGCACGCGGCAAGACCAAGGTCGCCACCTGCGTCGCGTGCCACGGGCAGGACGGCAACGCCGTCGACCCGCAGTACCCGCGTCTGGCCGGCCAGTACAGCGACTATCTCGCGCAGGCCCTGCACGAATACAAGGACGGCCGCCGCGACAACGCCATCATGAAGGGCTTCGCCGCCACGCTGTCCGATCAGGACATCGACGACATCTCGGCGTACTTCGGTTCGCTGCCGACGAAGCTGCAGGGCCTGGAGCATCACATCCAGGGCGACTGA
- a CDS encoding DUF3606 domain-containing protein, whose translation MSDDKSKRGPADAQRINVHETYEVRYWTEALGVSEARLREVVAEVGVMADDVRRALRKH comes from the coding sequence ATGAGCGACGACAAAAGCAAGCGCGGGCCTGCCGACGCGCAGCGCATCAACGTGCATGAGACTTATGAAGTCCGCTATTGGACCGAAGCACTCGGCGTGTCGGAGGCGAGACTACGTGAGGTGGTCGCGGAAGTTGGGGTGATGGCAGACGATGTTCGCCGTGCGCTCCGCAAGCACTGA
- a CDS encoding carboxymuconolactone decarboxylase family protein has translation MNRANWFTASPDGAKALTGLHHFVTTGTALSPKLIHLVFLRVSQINGCAHCIDIHTRDLIKTGMSVDTVVLVPVWHEVTYLFTEQERAALAWAEEVTEVGETHASDEAYAKASAIFSEKDLVDLTLTIAAMNAINRMGISFRLKPRARADV, from the coding sequence ATGAATCGCGCTAACTGGTTTACCGCCTCACCCGACGGCGCCAAGGCATTGACCGGCTTGCACCACTTCGTAACGACAGGCACTGCGCTGTCGCCGAAGCTGATCCATCTGGTGTTCCTGCGTGTCTCGCAGATCAACGGGTGCGCTCACTGTATCGACATCCACACGCGGGATCTCATCAAGACCGGTATGTCAGTGGACACCGTCGTGCTCGTACCCGTCTGGCACGAGGTCACCTACCTGTTCACGGAACAGGAGCGAGCGGCCCTCGCGTGGGCCGAAGAGGTTACTGAAGTCGGTGAGACGCACGCTTCCGACGAGGCCTACGCGAAAGCGTCCGCGATATTCAGTGAGAAGGATCTGGTAGACCTCACGCTCACGATTGCCGCCATGAACGCCATCAATCGGATGGGCATCAGTTTTCGTTTGAAGCCTCGCGCCAGAGCAGATGTCTGA
- a CDS encoding CC0125/CC1285 family lipoprotein yields MGKLLCALLAVCLAGCATGYKAKGWSGGFSETQLSPDTFMVNFAANAYTTPEQASDFAILRAADKSEALGCDHFAILNGAETSTTGAVTVNTAAYGENTAISTGGVFPMVKPNSKLMVRCFKGQPEGVQAFDVAFIQSSIRNKYRMKAYAVTR; encoded by the coding sequence ATGGGGAAGCTACTTTGCGCCCTGCTGGCAGTTTGCCTGGCGGGCTGTGCTACCGGCTACAAGGCCAAGGGCTGGTCAGGCGGGTTCAGCGAAACCCAGCTGTCGCCAGATACCTTCATGGTCAATTTCGCGGCCAACGCCTATACGACGCCAGAACAAGCGTCGGACTTTGCCATCCTCCGGGCGGCAGACAAATCGGAAGCCCTGGGCTGCGACCACTTCGCCATCCTCAACGGGGCCGAGACGTCCACAACAGGGGCTGTCACGGTCAATACGGCGGCCTATGGAGAGAACACGGCTATTTCCACGGGTGGCGTCTTCCCCATGGTCAAGCCCAACAGCAAGCTCATGGTCCGCTGCTTCAAGGGCCAGCCGGAAGGCGTCCAGGCGTTCGACGTGGCTTTCATCCAGTCGAGCATTCGGAACAAATACAGGATGAAGGCTTATGCAGTCACTCGCTAA
- a CDS encoding 4a-hydroxytetrahydrobiopterin dehydratase: protein MTLSPLATQHCQPRKGSDHALDRAAIDGHLAHLPGWTVSADGKAIVKDFRFPDFHHTLGFINAVGFMANQEDHHPDLEAGYGHCQVLWSTHDVGGLSLNDFICAARVEALLDR, encoded by the coding sequence ATGACCCTCTCCCCGCTCGCCACCCAGCACTGCCAACCGCGCAAGGGCTCGGATCACGCGCTCGATCGCGCCGCCATCGACGGCCATCTCGCCCACCTGCCCGGCTGGACGGTGAGCGCCGACGGCAAGGCCATCGTGAAGGACTTCCGCTTCCCCGACTTTCACCACACCCTCGGCTTCATCAACGCCGTGGGCTTCATGGCCAATCAGGAAGACCACCACCCGGACCTCGAAGCCGGATATGGCCATTGCCAGGTGCTGTGGTCGACTCACGACGTGGGGGGACTTTCGCTGAACGATTTCATCTGCGCCGCACGCGTCGAGGCCTTGCTGGATCGCTGA
- a CDS encoding RluA family pseudouridine synthase — protein MQTATSLDSGQGVRLVDIGPERDGQRVDNALMTLLKGVPRSLVYRLLRTGQVRINGKRAKPETRLADGDILRIPPVRVAEREEGVAPSGMVKAVADAVIFEDKHFLVIDKPVGIAAHGGSGVSHGAIELLRAARPNEHLELVHRLDRDTSGVLVLARSRPGLTGLQALIRENQVTKQYLCLMTGTPRKAKFDVNAPLLKSVLHGGERIVRVDDAGKPSLTFFQELEQYPGARLMQATLGTGRTHQIRVHAQYIGHPLAGDPKYGDEEANKRLRAKGLKRMFLHASRMSFDLGGRNYDFSVPLPDDLKVFLDNLRG, from the coding sequence ATGCAGACGGCAACTTCCCTCGACAGCGGCCAAGGTGTGCGGCTGGTCGACATCGGTCCCGAGAGGGATGGTCAGCGCGTGGACAACGCCCTCATGACCCTCTTGAAGGGGGTGCCGCGCAGCCTGGTCTACCGCCTGCTGAGAACGGGGCAGGTGCGCATCAACGGCAAGCGCGCCAAGCCGGAAACCCGGCTGGCGGATGGCGATATCTTGCGCATCCCGCCGGTCCGCGTCGCGGAGCGGGAAGAGGGTGTGGCGCCCTCGGGCATGGTCAAGGCCGTCGCCGACGCCGTGATCTTCGAGGACAAGCACTTCCTCGTGATCGACAAACCGGTTGGCATCGCGGCCCACGGCGGCAGCGGCGTCAGCCACGGCGCCATCGAGCTGCTTCGGGCGGCCCGTCCCAACGAGCACCTCGAGCTGGTCCATCGGCTGGATCGCGACACCAGTGGCGTCCTCGTCCTGGCGCGTTCGCGGCCGGGACTGACGGGGCTGCAGGCTCTCATCCGTGAGAACCAGGTCACCAAGCAGTACCTGTGCCTGATGACCGGCACCCCGCGCAAGGCGAAGTTCGACGTGAATGCGCCGCTGCTCAAGTCGGTGCTTCACGGTGGCGAACGCATCGTCCGAGTGGACGATGCCGGCAAGCCCTCGCTCACCTTCTTTCAGGAACTGGAGCAATACCCCGGAGCCCGCCTCATGCAGGCCACCCTGGGTACCGGTCGCACCCACCAGATCCGTGTGCATGCGCAATACATCGGGCATCCGCTCGCTGGCGATCCGAAATACGGCGACGAGGAAGCCAATAAGCGCCTCCGGGCCAAGGGCTTGAAGCGCATGTTCCTTCACGCGTCGAGGATGAGCTTCGACCTCGGTGGTCGGAATTATGATTTTTCGGTGCCGTTGCCCGACGATCTGAAGGTTTTTCTCGACAATCTGCGCGGTTGA
- a CDS encoding TraB/GumN family protein codes for MLPDEMTTPDVTALEGQPIQRMERDGVQYVILGTAHVSRASVQAVNALLASEHFDAVAVELCPSRAHGIRDPEAFKQMDLFQVIRQGKAGMVAASLVLGSFQKRLAAQYGIEPGAEMKAAMDGADARDVPVWLVDREVGTTLKRAWRSVGFFQRFGLMAGMLGSVFEREDIAEEDIEKLKQSDLLEGAFSEFASGSAPLYHALIAERDSFMAAKLREHGAAMDPAAPSRKVLVVIGAGHLKGMSAELAEQHGDARALTDELATTPPPAKWPKVLAVTVVLAIFAAIGYAFYRSPSLGIDALKNWILLTGGLSALGALIAGAHPLSIAGAFVAGPLKPFRPGIPSGAVSAMAEAWVRRPRVLDFERLRDDITHWTGWWKNRVARTLLNFFLVSMGTIAGEYIAGVHIIRSLF; via the coding sequence ATGCTCCCGGACGAGATGACCACACCCGACGTGACGGCCCTGGAAGGCCAACCGATCCAACGCATGGAGCGCGATGGCGTCCAGTACGTCATCCTCGGCACCGCGCATGTCTCGCGCGCCAGCGTCCAGGCCGTGAATGCCTTGCTGGCGAGCGAACACTTCGACGCCGTGGCGGTGGAGCTGTGCCCCAGCCGCGCGCACGGCATCCGCGATCCCGAAGCGTTCAAGCAGATGGACCTCTTCCAGGTCATCCGCCAGGGCAAGGCAGGCATGGTGGCCGCCAGCCTCGTGCTGGGCTCGTTCCAGAAACGCCTCGCCGCGCAGTACGGCATCGAGCCCGGCGCAGAAATGAAAGCGGCCATGGACGGCGCGGATGCGCGCGACGTTCCCGTGTGGCTGGTGGATCGCGAGGTGGGCACGACGCTCAAGCGCGCGTGGCGCAGCGTGGGCTTCTTCCAGCGCTTCGGCCTCATGGCCGGCATGCTCGGTAGCGTGTTCGAGCGCGAGGACATCGCCGAGGAAGACATCGAAAAGCTGAAGCAGTCCGACCTGCTTGAAGGCGCTTTCAGTGAATTCGCCAGCGGTTCCGCCCCGCTTTATCACGCGCTGATCGCCGAGCGCGACAGCTTCATGGCGGCGAAGCTTCGCGAGCACGGCGCCGCGATGGACCCCGCGGCGCCGAGCCGCAAGGTGCTCGTCGTGATTGGCGCGGGACACCTCAAAGGCATGAGCGCGGAGCTGGCCGAGCAGCACGGCGATGCCCGCGCCCTCACCGACGAACTCGCAACGACGCCACCTCCCGCGAAGTGGCCGAAGGTGCTCGCGGTCACCGTGGTGCTGGCGATCTTCGCGGCTATCGGCTACGCCTTCTACCGCAGCCCCAGCCTCGGCATCGACGCACTGAAGAACTGGATCTTGCTCACCGGCGGGCTTTCCGCGCTCGGCGCACTGATCGCCGGTGCGCACCCACTGTCGATTGCGGGCGCGTTCGTCGCTGGGCCCTTGAAGCCGTTCCGGCCGGGCATTCCTTCCGGCGCCGTGAGTGCCATGGCCGAAGCCTGGGTCCGTCGCCCGCGCGTGCTCGACTTCGAGCGCCTGCGCGACGACATCACCCACTGGACCGGCTGGTGGAAGAACCGCGTCGCGCGCACCCTGCTCAACTTCTTCCTGGTCAGCATGGGCACCATTGCCGGCGAGTACATCGCGGGCGTCCACATCATCCGCAGCCTCTTCTGA
- the rne gene encoding ribonuclease E → MKRMLINATQREELRVAIVDGQNLYDLDIEIPSREQKKANIYKGRITRVEPSLEACFVDYGAERHGFLPLKEVAREYFNPNAEGKSNIRELLKEGQEIIVQVEKEERGNKGAALTTFISLAGRYMVLMPNNPRAGGVSRRIEGEDRQALKEAMEHLQVPDEMGLIVRTAGMGRDAEELQWDLDYLLQLWKSISSAANSQKAPFLIYQESKLFIRALRDYLRNDIGEILIDEESLFNDARDFVQQVMPNNLRKLKLYQDPTPLFSRYQIETQIESIFERNVRLPSGGSIVIDQTEALTAIDINSSKATKGSDIEETAFNTNLEAATEIARQLRIRDAGGLIVIDFIDMDSPRHQREVEERLKEALKADRARVQIGRISRFGLLEMSRQRLRPSLGEATQIVCPRCEGHGHIRSVESLALSTLRLIEEHAMKENTGQVLVQAPPSVANFMLNEKRASIVEIELRHSVHVVVVADDKLETPHLEITRIREADMGEHSKPSYERTTPAIATVLPKMGQALGSGEQPLVTGVVPSTPAPLRDDDNETVVAPAPARTAAPAPAAAPSSGGFFSRLFGSLFGGGTPAAPVAQPAAPTRRDENRQGGRNDRNERNGRRDERRGNEGRGKGGEQRAPQGQRKDSTQQQARGQQPKGGNKQQGRGEQGQGRQNDEKQQGRQKDPQAQGGRQPRQEQAAQGENRRQQQPRGERQPQGEKADKAVANTAAVAAGAAPIVAPAPRAPSEKPATPAVKPEDATLAVTEASLADAEAMIAADASAAPGTDGAKDKDTEGGQRRRRGRRGGRRRRRQEDGAAAGTMAEGSNAADDLDDEDGDDDASVDTGRDSPSVPPMLDTAAAAENAFAVEAPVGVMATQPGEPADDEAVPSALTLPSLPKLPPIPGTSTSTTSHAATAEATTPADSADSRTTERRQTESDAPLKSAPVSGSAPVPAATPTGVAHAEVTAPEASAAEPIVEAKHEPVVIAATTSAVAPAAAEAEQAPVEATTEVVSSLDTPARGLLPEATDSPSSDDSAKAARQQAEPVVTPSTVTSPVSSSVAQTTASEALPASAPASSSAETSTATGEDADETAASATSAPKSTPASAPVTPKSPDASNVSAVSHVEAAKPASTPAQGDLLTRPRQEPHGEQ, encoded by the coding sequence ATGAAGCGTATGTTGATCAACGCGACTCAGCGCGAAGAGTTGCGTGTGGCCATCGTCGATGGCCAGAACCTGTACGACCTCGATATCGAAATCCCGTCCCGGGAACAGAAGAAAGCCAACATCTACAAGGGCCGCATCACCCGCGTCGAGCCCTCCCTCGAAGCCTGTTTCGTCGACTACGGCGCCGAACGCCACGGCTTCCTCCCCCTGAAGGAAGTGGCCCGCGAGTACTTCAACCCGAACGCGGAAGGCAAATCCAACATCCGTGAGCTGTTGAAGGAAGGCCAGGAAATCATCGTCCAGGTCGAGAAGGAAGAACGCGGCAACAAGGGCGCCGCCCTCACCACGTTCATCAGCCTGGCCGGCCGCTACATGGTGCTGATGCCGAACAACCCCCGTGCCGGCGGCGTCTCGCGCCGCATCGAGGGCGAGGATCGGCAGGCGCTCAAGGAAGCGATGGAGCACCTTCAGGTGCCCGACGAGATGGGCCTTATCGTGCGTACTGCCGGCATGGGCCGCGACGCCGAGGAACTCCAGTGGGATCTCGATTACCTGCTGCAGCTGTGGAAGTCGATTTCCTCTGCCGCTAATTCGCAGAAGGCGCCCTTCCTGATCTATCAGGAGTCGAAGCTGTTCATCCGCGCCCTGCGTGATTACCTGCGCAACGACATCGGCGAAATCCTGATCGACGAGGAGTCGCTGTTCAACGACGCCCGCGATTTCGTGCAGCAGGTGATGCCGAACAACCTGCGCAAGCTCAAGCTGTACCAGGACCCCACCCCGCTGTTCTCGCGCTACCAGATCGAAACGCAGATCGAGAGCATCTTCGAGCGGAACGTCCGCCTGCCGTCCGGTGGCTCGATCGTCATCGACCAGACCGAAGCGCTGACCGCCATCGACATCAACTCGTCGAAGGCCACCAAGGGCAGCGACATCGAGGAAACGGCGTTCAACACCAACCTCGAAGCGGCGACGGAAATCGCCCGCCAGCTGCGCATCCGCGACGCCGGCGGCCTGATCGTCATCGATTTCATCGACATGGACAGCCCGCGCCACCAGCGCGAAGTGGAAGAGCGCCTCAAGGAGGCGCTCAAGGCCGACCGTGCGCGCGTCCAGATCGGCCGCATCTCCCGCTTCGGCCTGCTCGAAATGTCGCGTCAACGCCTGCGCCCGAGCCTGGGTGAGGCCACGCAGATCGTGTGCCCGCGTTGCGAAGGTCACGGCCACATCCGCAGCGTGGAATCGCTGGCGCTGTCGACCCTGCGCCTGATCGAAGAGCACGCGATGAAGGAAAACACCGGGCAGGTCCTGGTGCAGGCGCCGCCTTCGGTCGCCAACTTCATGCTCAACGAAAAGCGCGCCAGCATCGTCGAGATCGAGCTTCGCCACAGCGTCCACGTCGTGGTCGTGGCCGACGACAAACTGGAAACGCCGCACCTGGAGATCACCCGTATCCGCGAAGCGGACATGGGCGAGCACAGCAAGCCCAGCTATGAGCGCACCACCCCGGCCATCGCCACGGTGCTGCCGAAGATGGGCCAGGCCCTGGGCAGCGGCGAGCAGCCGTTGGTGACCGGCGTGGTTCCGTCCACGCCCGCGCCGCTGCGCGACGACGACAACGAAACCGTGGTTGCCCCGGCACCGGCTCGCACGGCGGCTCCCGCTCCGGCAGCAGCTCCGTCCAGCGGTGGATTCTTCTCCCGCCTGTTCGGCAGCCTGTTTGGCGGCGGCACGCCTGCCGCACCGGTCGCCCAGCCTGCCGCTCCGACCCGCCGTGATGAAAACCGCCAGGGTGGTCGTAACGACCGCAACGAGCGCAATGGTCGCCGCGACGAGCGTCGTGGCAACGAAGGCCGCGGCAAGGGCGGCGAGCAGCGCGCGCCGCAGGGCCAGCGCAAGGACAGCACGCAGCAGCAGGCCCGCGGCCAGCAGCCGAAGGGCGGCAACAAGCAGCAGGGCCGCGGCGAGCAGGGTCAGGGCCGCCAGAACGACGAAAAGCAGCAGGGTCGGCAGAAGGATCCGCAGGCACAGGGCGGTCGCCAGCCGCGCCAGGAGCAGGCCGCGCAGGGTGAGAACCGTCGCCAGCAGCAGCCACGTGGCGAGCGCCAGCCGCAGGGCGAGAAGGCCGACAAGGCCGTAGCGAATACGGCCGCCGTCGCAGCCGGCGCCGCGCCAATCGTTGCACCGGCACCCCGCGCCCCGTCCGAGAAGCCTGCCACCCCCGCCGTGAAGCCCGAGGACGCCACGTTGGCAGTCACCGAGGCATCGTTGGCCGATGCCGAGGCCATGATCGCTGCGGACGCGAGCGCCGCCCCGGGTACGGACGGCGCGAAGGACAAGGACACGGAAGGCGGCCAGCGTCGCCGCCGCGGTCGTCGTGGCGGCCGCCGCCGCCGTCGCCAGGAAGACGGTGCCGCAGCTGGCACCATGGCGGAAGGTAGCAACGCTGCCGACGATCTGGACGACGAAGACGGTGACGACGATGCATCCGTCGACACCGGCCGCGACAGCCCGAGCGTCCCGCCGATGCTGGACACCGCCGCCGCTGCCGAGAACGCCTTCGCGGTCGAGGCGCCGGTCGGCGTCATGGCAACCCAGCCCGGCGAGCCTGCCGACGACGAGGCCGTACCCTCGGCACTGACGCTGCCATCCTTGCCCAAGCTCCCGCCGATTCCCGGTACCAGCACCTCCACGACGTCGCATGCGGCGACAGCGGAAGCAACCACGCCCGCGGATTCGGCCGATAGCCGCACCACGGAACGCCGCCAGACGGAATCCGATGCGCCGTTGAAGAGCGCACCGGTCAGTGGCTCGGCACCCGTGCCGGCCGCGACGCCGACCGGCGTCGCCCACGCGGAAGTAACGGCACCCGAGGCATCCGCCGCCGAACCGATCGTCGAGGCGAAGCACGAGCCCGTCGTGATCGCCGCGACCACGTCGGCGGTTGCGCCAGCGGCAGCCGAGGCTGAACAGGCGCCTGTGGAGGCCACGACGGAAGTGGTGTCCTCGCTCGACACGCCCGCGCGCGGTCTGTTGCCGGAAGCCACCGATAGCCCGAGCAGCGACGATAGTGCCAAGGCGGCGCGTCAGCAGGCCGAGCCTGTCGTCACCCCGTCGACGGTGACTTCACCGGTGAGCTCGTCCGTAGCGCAGACCACTGCGTCCGAAGCCCTCCCGGCGTCGGCCCCTGCGTCCTCGTCTGCCGAGACTTCGACGGCAACGGGCGAGGATGCCGACGAGACGGCGGCATCTGCCACGTCCGCACCCAAGTCGACGCCTGCATCGGCGCCGGTCACGCCGAAGTCGCCGGACGCGTCCAACGTCTCGGCGGTCTCGCACGTCGAGGCGGCCAAGCCAGCATCTACCCCCGCCCAGGGCGACTTGCTCACCCGCCCTCGCCAAGAGCCGCACGGCGAGCAGTAA
- a CDS encoding response regulator: MINVVLVDDHELVRTGFRMILQQQADIRIRGEASSAEEGLRLIRSHSPDIALVDVHMPGMSGVELTERIIRAKLRTNIVILTVVDDARFPKRLLDAGALGYLTKGCSADELLSAVRQVASGRRYLAPTVAQQLALATLDGSDSPFDTLSTREMEVSMMLVRGMPLTSIGERLNLSPKTVSTYKQRLMEKLHVEHVVGLAHLMTVHGLLDTHNHQVGN; this comes from the coding sequence ATGATTAATGTCGTATTGGTCGACGACCATGAACTGGTCAGGACCGGCTTTCGGATGATCCTGCAACAGCAGGCCGATATCCGGATCAGGGGAGAGGCGAGCTCAGCGGAGGAGGGCCTGCGCCTGATTCGCTCGCATTCACCGGACATCGCGCTCGTCGATGTCCACATGCCCGGAATGAGCGGCGTGGAGCTTACCGAGCGCATCATTCGTGCGAAATTGCGCACGAATATCGTCATTCTCACCGTTGTCGACGACGCGCGGTTTCCGAAGCGTCTGCTTGATGCCGGTGCGCTGGGATACCTCACGAAGGGGTGTTCGGCAGACGAATTGCTCAGTGCGGTGCGTCAGGTGGCATCGGGACGCCGTTATCTGGCGCCGACGGTGGCGCAGCAGTTGGCGCTCGCCACGCTCGATGGCTCGGATTCCCCGTTCGATACGTTGTCTACTCGCGAGATGGAAGTTTCGATGATGTTGGTCCGCGGCATGCCGCTGACTTCGATTGGCGAGCGGCTCAATCTCAGCCCGAAAACCGTCTCGACCTACAAGCAGCGGCTGATGGAGAAGCTTCACGTCGAGCACGTGGTGGGCCTTGCTCATCTCATGACGGTCCACGGCCTGCTGGACACGCATAACCATCAGGTCGGCAATTGA
- a CDS encoding c-type cytochrome has translation MKRLHLVGLIAVALCAASAAHAEGDKARGRTLVYTCNGCHGVPGYANAYPDYHVPHIAGQNEQYIVNALKAYKSGERKHPTMGAQAQSMSDQEIADIAAYLSSLAK, from the coding sequence ATGAAGCGTCTGCATCTGGTTGGACTGATCGCTGTAGCTCTGTGCGCCGCATCCGCCGCGCATGCCGAAGGGGACAAAGCCAGGGGCCGGACGCTGGTCTATACCTGCAATGGGTGCCATGGCGTGCCGGGTTACGCCAATGCGTACCCCGATTACCACGTGCCGCACATCGCGGGTCAGAACGAGCAGTACATCGTCAACGCGCTGAAGGCCTACAAGAGTGGCGAGCGCAAGCACCCGACGATGGGCGCCCAGGCGCAAAGCATGTCCGACCAGGAAATCGCGGATATCGCCGCCTACCTTTCCAGTCTCGCCAAGTAA
- a CDS encoding NfuA family Fe-S biogenesis protein has protein sequence MIDISERAQAHFLRLLSQQGDDDLGIRLRVVDAGTPSAQCELEFCSRAELSGDEWTVECEGFNLYVDGESMRWLDPANIDYETTPTGSQLNIRAPRIKGEAPGEGAGLVERVQFVLASEIAPQIASHGGRISLVEVTSDGVVVLRFGGGCHGCGMVDVTLKNGVEKTLRERIPEVTEVRDATDHDTGDKPYFARAAG, from the coding sequence ATGATCGATATCTCGGAGCGCGCACAGGCGCATTTCCTGCGTCTGCTGTCGCAGCAAGGCGACGACGACCTCGGCATCCGCCTGCGCGTCGTGGACGCGGGCACGCCTTCCGCTCAGTGCGAACTCGAGTTCTGCTCGCGCGCCGAACTTTCCGGCGACGAATGGACCGTGGAATGCGAGGGCTTCAACCTCTACGTCGATGGCGAGAGCATGCGCTGGCTCGATCCCGCGAACATCGACTACGAAACCACGCCCACCGGCAGCCAGCTCAATATCCGCGCACCGCGGATCAAGGGCGAGGCGCCCGGCGAAGGTGCGGGCCTGGTCGAGCGCGTGCAGTTCGTGCTCGCGTCGGAAATTGCACCGCAGATCGCTTCGCACGGCGGTCGCATTTCGTTGGTGGAAGTCACGTCCGATGGCGTGGTGGTGCTGCGTTTCGGCGGCGGGTGCCACGGGTGCGGCATGGTCGACGTCACCCTGAAGAACGGTGTCGAGAAGACCTTGCGCGAGCGCATTCCGGAAGTCACCGAGGTGCGCGATGCCACCGACCACGACACTGGCGACAAGCCGTACTTCGCCCGCGCGGCGGGTTAG